A segment of the Mangrovimonas sp. YM274 genome:
TCTGCATATTTATAAATGTTTTGGTAGGCTATTAATATCTTAGATTTTTTAGAATGCGGTAATTCATTATGTTTGGTAATAATAATTTTGGTGTTTTTATTTTTCCAAAATTCCAAATAATGAAAGAGTTTATCCAAATCCTTGTTTGAAGGTTCATTCCAATTAAAAAAGGCTTCTGGCCACTGTATATGTATAATATCATACTGCTTAGAGGTATCAAAAAAATTAGTTATTGAAAAATCATAATCTAAGCTTTCAATATTACTAACTATTATATCTAAATAACTATTCTCTTGATTGGGGGAATTGGAAATAAAATTTTCATCTACTAACCCTAATTTTCTTTTAACCTTTCAATTTCAACCATCATTTCGTCTGTTTTTTTCTGAACTAAATTAGAATCACTCAATTGAAAATTAATAGAACCAAGATCACTACTTTTTAACTGTTTAATTAATTGATTTTCTTTTACTTTTTTAAAGTTAAGCCTTTTTAAATTATTTTCTACAACTCTAATATATCTATTGTAATCTAATTTAATATGATTATGTTTTAACCCCATAGAAAACAACCAGTCCGACCATTTAAATTCTGATACATAATTCTGTTCATGAAAATGGGAAAAGTATTTAAAACGCAACCAAGGCACTTGGAAGGCATCTGCTAAAATGGCTCCATGCATGGCTTCAGTAAGTAAAAACTCAGACTCTAATATTTGATCCATTATAACCTCTACATCATCATAAGAAGGATCGATGAAATGATATCCCAAGGTATCACAAACATGTTTCCAATCTACGCGGTTTAACGATCTAAAATGGGGCATTACGGATATCTTATGTTTTTTTATAGGCTTCTTGTTTTTAAAATAAGAAGTTTCTCGTATTAAATAAGCTGGGTCTGTAATATACTTTATATCCTGATTTATTTGATTCTTAATACATACAGCAGAAAAAGGACCTCGAACGAATCTAAATTTCCAATTATCATCAAATTTTGGAACTTTATCCATAAATCTAATACCGGATCCGAAAACAATCTTATCCTCTTGGTTAGTATTTAAGCCTTTACTATTAAAAAAATCATCTGACAATATTGTACCGATAACCAATAAATCCGTATCTAATTGAATTGATTTCGCATGCGGAATTAATTCATAGATGATATAAGGGTTTAGATCATCTCCAAAATTTGGGATATCTCCTTTAAAATAACATAAATTCATTCAAAGATTTTTTAAGTAAGTGATAATTTATCAAAATGATTTGTCTTTATGTAAGATCTTAAGCCTTTTTTAAAGCATTATACATTTGTAATGATTTTTTTAATGAGTGATGCTTTAAAGCACTTAAAATAGATCGCTTTATTTTCTTTTTCACTAAAGCAATGGCTTGTTGTTTCTCGTCATCTTTCAGTGGACTATCATGAGCATTCAAATGCTCTAAACTATTTAACAAGTACTTAAATGGCACATAAGGATCTGTACGATTATCATTCATTTGCTGATCCTCATGCTCTCTATGCCAAACGATACCAGGTGGCATTAATACAACATTAAATTGTTTTGATAAAATATGCCATAATTCAAAATCCCCCAAATGCTGTTTGCCACTAAAACATCCAGATTCTAAAAATTTCTCTCGATTTATAATGGAGGAAAGAGGTGCGCGTTCGAAAATCGGAAGTTCAAAATAATGTTTAAAATATGCTTCCTCTGGAGACAACTGATATGGGTATATATTTAATTTATCCTGCTTTATAGAACAAAGTCCAAATCCAGCTTCCGGAAATTGCTCCATATAAAACACCAATTGTTCCAATCCATAAGGATAAATCATGTCATCCGCATCGACATATTTTAAATATTTACCATTCGCATAAGAAGCGGCCTGATTACGATTTGGATAATCACCTAAATTTTTTTCATTAATATAAACTTTTATACGCTCATCATTTCTTTCAAAAGATCTAGCAATTGAAACAGAATCATCCTTAGAACGATCGTCAACTATAATCAATTCCCAATTTTTATAGGTAGAGTCTACAACAGATTGTATCGCTTCTGCTATATATTTTTCTCGATTATAAACCGTCATTAAAACGGATACTAATGGATTGGTATTCATAACTTATTTAATATCGCTTCAATTTCAGCGTAATTTTTAATGGAAGACTTTAAATTAGTTTCATTCATTTTTTTTACACTAGCTTGAACAGGATAAGATTTTACACCAATATATTCGAAAATACGATTACATACCTCCTGATGATTTTCCAATTGCAATAAATCCTTTTCATACGATACGGGTATATGTGGGATATTTTGTAAACACGCCTTTTCCATTGCAGAAAATTTACGTCTCCAAAGTACGGATTTTTCAAACTGCACGGGATCTACATACAGTTTTTCAGAAGTCTCCTTTTTTACTATTTCTTCTTTTTCCACAAACCATGTCCCCATACTAAAGGCTTTAAATGAAGACACATTATGAGCCATTTCGTCCTCTCTATAAAGAAATATAAACTTCCAGCCTTTTTTATGAAGACGATCTAACAGCTTTTTAATGTTTTTAATTTTTTGATCAGAAAACAATTGATATACTTTTACCTTAAATCCATATATAGGCTTTCCTGATGTACTCGGCTTTCTAGCATTGCTCTCTATATATTTTTCAGGAAATAAAAATATTGGAGATTGTTTACTTCCAAAAATTTCCTGATCGCAAAAAATATCTGGGTGCTGATCTAAAAGTTTTGTTAACAATGTACTTCCTGATCGTCCTTGACCAAAAACGATAAATTTAACCTGTTTGGAATTCTGGCTTTTAAGTAAGTGTCTGTAATGATACCAATGTGTCAATACTGCTTTCAGTCCATTTTTTTTTATTAATTCTAGTAATCTATTCATAATTACTTTTAGTAGTTAAAAACAATCTATATATATTAATACTTTGCTCTGTAATGCATCTTAAACCCTCTAAAATAACCTGGGTGCCTTAAATCTATTAAGCGAGCTATAATCCTAAAAGCTAAAGCACTATTTAACTTTAAACTTCTATATACAAGACTAATCCAAGTATTCCAATTCTCGGCAATAGACTTTGAAAATTTATTATTGGTGCTTTTAAATGTATCTAGGATTGGCTTTAAGGCTTCATTTCTTAAACACGACACGGTATCCCGAACCAAGTATTTATGTAAGGCACGCAGTTGTTTTGGATCTATAACGACTTTTAACAATTTATTAATCAGTTCAATTCTATTTTGAAACTTAGCTACAGAACTATGTCCTCCGCTAATCCTACCCGACTCATTATCATCTCTCCTCACAAAATAATCTGGCTGTACATCAATCTTCGAATACTTTGGATGCTTTAATAAGCTATGAATGTGAAATTCCCAATCTTGAGAACTAGCAGCGGTTTCATCAAACTTTAAACCTTGCTCCAATAAGTAACTACGTTTCCAGATAGGTCCCGTTGTTTGCCAAACCACATCGCCTCTTAAAAAACGAAGTAAATCATTTTCTTCTGTAAACTTATTCCATAAGCGATCGGAATCCTCTATTTCCCTATTAAAAAATGCGCCCGGAAATACCAAAAAGTCACAATCATTTTTAGTCCAAAAAAAGGTAAGTCTATTTTCTAATGCATCTGGCCTTAAAATATCATCGGAATCTAAAAACATAACATAAGTACCGATGGCCTGATTTAAACCTATATTTCTACAAACCGGCGCCCCCTTAACGTTAGAATATGCTTCTCTATAATATATCTTAATTCTACAATCTTGACTTGATAAAGTACTTAATACATCACGTGTGTTATCTTTAGAACCGTCATCCACTAAAAGAAGTTCCCAGTTAGAATAAGTTTGCTTAAAAACGGATTGTATCGTTTCTCCTACAACGTCTGCTCTATTATACACAGGTACAACTATACTAACAGTTATCATCTCCTTCAAAAATTTCATTATACCAACACTGTTCGTTTTCTAAACTAAAATGTTCTCTAACATGTTTTTGTGCATTCCGACTATGTAAAGACATTAAATTAGTATCATTGTAATAATTTAAAAAATAATTCGCCTGCGCCTCAACATCAAAGGGTTGGAATAAGAATCCTGTTTCATTATGAACAACCGTTTCTTTGGTGCCTCCGGAAGCTCCCGTAATTACCGGAATGCCAAAACTCATAGCTTCTATAATAGACACCCCAAACGCTTCTTCCTGTCCTGTTAGTTGACCTATACAGTTATGCGCTACAAAAACGGAAGCGTGTTTGAACAATTCCTGAGCCTTATTATAATCTACAGCCCCCAAAATTTCAATATCTTCCTTGTAATCAGAAACCAAACGCATAAGTTCAAGAGTTTCTCTTAAAGCTCCGTCTCCAGCAAATATCAATTTTGCCTTCATCCCCTTTGCGCAAGCCATTTCAAAAGCCTTCAATACCAAATGGGGTCCTTTAAAATCCACTAATCTACCCAGATATAGTAAGGTGTAATACTCCGGTAATTTACGAAAATCATTATGCTCTATGCCAAAATGCTTCATTCGTATTTTAGCTTCTGAAACACCAATATCTCTTAGCTTCTGAACCGTATTTGCTGAATTAGCTATAAAACAAACATCCTTAGAAAGGTCTAAAACATCTGTTTTATATGTTTCTGAAAAAGATGCTTCTCTTGGGTTACTCGATTTTCTCAAATCCCAGGTCACATCGTAGCCATGACAATACACAAAACAATCTTTATTAGACCGTTTAATAACATCCTTAAAATTTAGTGTGAAATCTATATAATGAAACAATATGGTGTCGCATTGTGATTTAGAAAGCAAGTGCTCCAATTTAGATCGTTTATACTCCAGAATATCTTTTCTAAATACTTTCGATAATACCTTATATTTTATTTGATATTCCAAAGCCAAAGACCGCACTGGCACACCGTACAATTCAGTTAAATCGCAGTCGCCCATAACCAAAACTTGTTCCACATCTGCTTTCAGCAATTCAATCTGGCGTTTCAACCAATGCTCAGAATATATACCTAGTTGCCTGGCTACAATTATTACTTTCAAACTGTTAACTTAAATTAGGATAGATTAATCTAAAGTATTGTTTAAATCCCTTTTTTATGACATTGCCAAAAGGAGCTTGCGTAATTTTAGGATTAAATACAAATCGCCTTAACGCCTTCTGTTCTTTTTCTGAAAAATAGGTGTTACGTATCAGAGGAATTTCTTTACGACTATAAGTATCATATTGTACTTCACTCAGTCCGCCCAATAAATAATTTGCAATGATAAAATCTGTATTTAAAACTTTAGGGGTATATCTTGAGAATGCATGTAACAACCATTCAAAATCCGCCTTTATTTTATATTTTATTTTAAATAAATTATCTTGAAACAGACGTCTATGACAAAATAAGGCTTGATGACACACCATTTTATGAAATAGCTCAATTTTATCCAAATTAGTTTTTGGGCGGATCGCAGATGCTCCCGTTTCCTCATTTACATCATTTACATTACCGTAAATAATGTCGGTTTTTTTACTATCTAATAGTTTTGTAATATGGTCTAAAACCTCCGCATTATAAAACGTATCACCAGAATTTAAAAAATATAAATAGTCTCCAGACCCTTTGGCAATGCCTTTATTCATAGCATCATAAATGCCCATGTCGGGTTCACTCACCCAGTAATCTATTTGATCTGAATATTGCTCAATTAAAGCCTTACTTCCATCTGTTGACCCCCCATCAATCACAATATACTCAAAATCCTGATAGTTTTGAGAAAAAACACTTTCAAAGGTATTTTTTAACTCTAAGACATTATTGTAGTTAATGGTAATTATGGATACATATGTCTTACTCATTTTTCATAATATTATAACTAATAACATATTCACTTTTTTCGCAAATATCCCTCTAGTAAATTCTTATATTTTTTTCAAATTGACTGATAATAGTTTCTTACAATCGCTATTATATTAATTGTTCAGTACGTACCTGTATGTCTTATAATGATTATTTTTACTGGATAACAGAATATAATTATCCTTAGATTTTGCTATCATAAATCTAAATAGGGAAGGAAAATATCTAATATTTTTTTGATAGAAATACCTATACAAAGTACAGTAATACATAGTCAAAGGCATAAGACCTAAATCAAGTTTATAAATACATTCTTGTATCGATCTAATGACATTGTTGTCTTTTAATTTTTTATTAAAAATATAGTTCTTAATAATTGAGGCTATAAGAGGTTTTAAAGTCTCTTTAGGACACTCAGGATTCCCACCGTATTTCTCTAATATGTAAAGCCATAATCTGACCTTTCTAACATCCCCCTTAATATCATTACCTATATTTCCCAGAGAATGGAATCGCCACAAACAATCTGGTTCTAATCGATTGTTAGAGTATTCAAAACTTAAGTTACTTATAAGACAATTAACATGAAAATCAATATCCTGAAACCCCTCCAAATTTTCATCCCAAACCAGGCCATGCTCCAGTATGCTCTGCTTTTTATAGGTTGGATTTAATGTATTCCAAGGTATCCTTGCTCTAAAAAACTCTTCTATTGTGTTTTCTTTATCATTTTTAGAAGAGATTAAATAATAATCCTTTTGATTGCTAATTGGATATTCTCCTCTTAAACCCGGTGTCACACAAAAATCTAGTTTCGGTTTAGATTCCATAAAATCAACCCTAGATTCTAAGGCATGAGAAAATAAGATATCATCTGAATCTAGAAATATAATATATTTCCCCTTAGCATTTTCTAGACCGATATTCCTACAGGTTGGTGCGCCCTTTGGTAAACGGTCCCGTTCTAGAAGTCTAAAACGTCCATCTTTCTCAATATAACTTTTAACAATTGAATTTGTAAAATCTGTAGAACCATCGTCTACAACAAGACATTCCCAATTTTGAAAAGATTGTTCTAAAATTGAATCTAACGTCTGACTAATTAATTTCTCTCTGTTATATGCGGGTATAACAATAGAAATCAAACCCACTTCACTATTTCTTTTCATACTTATAAAGATGATTTATTAATTCAATATTATATTGAGAAAAGATTTCTTGTTTAAAAATGTCATTTGATAGAACTAAATATAACTGATAAAAAACTTATAGAGTTATTATTAATGAAATACATAATAAAAAAGTAATATTTATAAAACGCTCCTCCACCTTAAACTTTCAACTTACCACCATCTCCATCCACTTTATCAAACAATTTTAAAGATAACTTATCTATTTTAACTTGTTTGTCCAGTTCCTTATGATTGTTAGCATATACAAACTTGAGCATAATTGTATTAACCAAAATTCTTCGATATAAAAACGATTTTTTGAACTTGTTCTTTTTTAGTTGCAAAACCGCACCTTTTAGAATTTCGTTTTTGAGGTAGTTCCTATTTTTATCTTTTCTTACCTGTGGCCTGTCGTGATATATTCTAGATTGCGACACTACAAAAACCTCCATTCCCGCTCGTTTTACCCTTGCATAAAAATCATCATCCTCCCCATACATTTCAAATATTGGATCGAAACCACCAATTTGCTCTATACAGATTCTAGGTAATAACCACGCAGCAGCATTAACAAATCCAGACTTATAATAGGGTTTCAAATTGTTCAAATATAAATCAGACAGAAAGTGCGGCGTATTATTACCACTTAAATAATTTTGAAACCCACGATCTATACTAGTCCCCGAACCACTTAAATGCAACGGGCTTAAAATACCCACATCCTCAGTCTTTACACTGTTATATACATCAATAAGTTTGCATAATGTATCCCGTTCTATCCAAGCATCCTGATTCAACAAAAAAGCAAAATCGTAGTTCTTCTCCAAAACTCGCTTTAAACCAATATTATTAGCTTTTCCAAACCCCAAATTTTCACTTGGCTCTATAACCTTTACTTTAGGAAATTTTCCTTTAATTAAGCTTACCGTATTATCTGTAGACCCATTATCAATAACCAAAACATCTACGGCAATACTTGAATCTTGAAGACTCGAAAAACACCTGTCCACCCATTTCGCACCATTATAGGTCACTATAATTGTTAAGATTTTCATTTAAATTTCTTAACTAATTTATTCTTTATAATTTCTATTTGACAAGGGTACTTATAATTTAATAATTCAATATCTTTACCATAGATACTTCTTACTAGTTTAATTTGACTTCTACTATAAAAATCATAGTAAGAAAGCTTTTTGTTATTTCGTTTTTCAAAATACTCCTTATTTGAATTAATCTTTAAAATGGATTTAATTTTGTCAAAATCCATTTTAAAATTTTCAAATCTTCCCACCATATCAAGAGTGTAACTTTCATTTTCTTTGAAATCAAAAAAATCCGTTTGAGGCATTAAATGATCCCCTCTATAAATTTTATCCGAGTTATCTCTCAATACGCCTTCAAAATTATTTTGTTTCAAAAGGAAATCTTCAAAACTCCCTTTAATCTTTACATCTTGTTTTACCCATAAATAATCAGAATAAGCTCTATCCCATGGATTTCTAACAAATGTAAACTTAAAATAATCCTTCCATTGATCTTCTGTAACCAAACCAAACTCTAACATTTGTTTTGCTGTTGCATGTTGCAAATGAATTCTTCTTTTTGGACACCATCCATAAAGAAATTCATAATTTGGAATTTTCCAATCCAATTTTAAACCTCCATTTAAATGGTAATTTACACTAGACCCAGCTGTTTTGGGAATATGAATAAAGATACATTTATGTTTATGTGAAATCATAATTCTATAATTAATATTTCCAACTATGATTTACATATACTCCGCCTTTTAAACCAGGTATTTTACCCGTTTTAAAATAATCCCCAGCTTCAACATCAAATTCTCCTGCAAATTCAATTTCATCCGCAACTCTTCTATTAATTAGAGCTTGCAGATGATAGTAATAAGTTCCCTCTGGTAAAGGCAAATTATCTATTAGTAAATTTACACAACCACTTTGTTCAATTCGACTTATCGGCTCAGATGAATGAAAATTATTACATACAAATCTTAAATTATCTTCGTTATCTATAACCATTAATCTAAAGATAACATTCTCAATTGGTCCCTGAATTTTGAAATAAATATCAAACTGTGCACAACACCCTGCTTGCAAATTAAGATCACTTAACCCATTATTTTTAATTTTAACATCCGAGAACTTAAGAAATCCACTACCTATCCTATCTGTTCTATCTAAAATTTTAACATTAGAATTAGAAATTCTCTGTTGCAGATATTTCTGTATCCCCTTCTCCGTATCCCCTTCAAAAACAGTCATTCCATTTTCCAAAATAACAACTTTAGAACATAAATTTTGAATACTCGCCATATTATGACTCACAAATAAAACGGTGCGTCCACCTTGTTTGGACACATCTTGCATCTTTCCTATAGCCTTTTTTTGAAACTCAGCATCGCCCACTGCCAACACTTCATCTACTATCAAAATTTCGGGTTCCAAATGCGCAGCCACAGCAAAGGCCAAACGTACATACATCCCTGAAGAATACCGTTTCACAGGCGTATCAATATAACGTTCACAACCAGCAAAATCAACAATTTCATCAAACTTTGAGGCTATTTCCTGTTTGGTCATCCCCATAATAGCCCCATTCAAAAATACATTTTCCCGGCCCGTCAATTCAGGGTGGAACCCCGTACCAACTTCCAATAGCGAAGCAATACGTCCACGAGCTTTTATACTTCCTGTGGTTGGTGCCGTCACCCGACTTAAGAGTTTTAACAAGGTGGATTTCCCGGCACCATTTTTACCGATAATGCCAAGAACTTCCCCTTGTTGTACTTCAAAATTAATATCCCTTAAAGCCCAAACATAATCAGAACTTCCCTTACTGGTCCTGTCATTGGTTTCTCCAATTTTCAGATACGGATCTTCCTTGCCTCGTACCGTATGCCACCAACGGTTCATATCGTGAGCAAACGATCCCGTTCCAACCGTTCCTAATCGGTACTGTTTACTTAAATTCTCTATTTTTATTGCAGGCTTCATTCTATTCTCTTCTTTTATACCTATACAGTATCCATAAAACTTTTCTGTACCTTATTAAAGGTAATGGTTCCTAAGGCTAATAATAATACCATTATCCCAAAGCTATAGCCTAAGCTCGCCCAACTAAAATTACCTACCCCCAAAAAAGCATAGCGAAAGGTTTCTATAATGGCACTCATAGGGTTGGCCATAATGACAGTTCTCTTGATTCCTTCAATAGCACTAGCAGGATAAATAATTGGCGTAGCATACATGCCCAATTGGATAGCAAATCCCAACAAAAAGGTAAAATCTCGATACTTCGTTGTTAAAGAAGTTATCAACAGCCCCAAACCTAAAGCCAATCCTGCCGTCATAATTATTAGTACAGGAACAAATAAAATCATCGCATTAGGCTGTAAAGGAGCATCGGTAAAGATTAGAAAATAAGAAAATACCCCCAAAAACAAAACAAATTGAACTCCAAAAGTCAATAGTTTAGAAACTATTAAACTTAAAGGTGTGATGATGCGAGGAAAGTATACTTTTCCAAACACTCCTTTGTTAGTTACAAAGGTATTTGACGTGCCCGATAACGCTGTTGCAAAATAGTTCCATAACACAATCCCTGACAGGTAGAATGCGGCTTGAGGCATCCCATCTGTACTCATTTTAGCAATACCTCCAAATACCACCATAAACATAATGGTTGTTAATATTGGCTGAATAAAAAACCATAAAGGTCCAAAAATGGTCTGTTTGTAGACTGCTACAAAATCACGTCGTACAAATAGGGTCAACAAATCTCGGTACCTCCAAACCTCCCTTAAATTTAAATCCAATAATTTGGATTTTGGGTAAATTTCAATCGTCCAGTCTTCCGACTTCTCCATACTTATTATTCTAAAGTTCGTAATCCTTATTTACCAATAGTGTATACCTTGAAACCTACGCCAGATAATTCCTCAACATCCAACAATCGGCGTCCATCAAACACAAATGCGGGCTTCATCATGTTCTCATATACCTTGTCCCATTCGTAAGTTTTAAACTCATCCCACTCTGTCAATACAGCCAAGGCATGAGCTTGGTTCATAGCGTCGTATGGATTATCAACTACTGTTACTCTATTTTTTATTTCTTCGGAAGACAACGTTCCTAAATATTCCAAATCGGAATAGATTTGTTCTTCTGTAACCTTAGGATCATACACCACAATATTGGCTTGCTCTTGAAGTAAATGTTCTGCGACATAAATTGCGGCACTTTCTCGAGTATCATTGGTATCCTTTTTAAAGGCCCACCCCAAAAATGCAATCTTTTTGTCTGCAATTGTGTTATATAAAGTTGTGATGATCTTTTTCGCAAAACGGTACTTTTGGTAGTCATTCATGATGATGACCTGTTCCCAATAATTAGCCACCTCATTTAGACCAAGAGATTTTGAGATGTACACCAAATTTAAAATATCCTTTTGAAAACAAGAGCCACCAAAACCAACAGAAGCTTTCAAAAACTTAGGTCCAATTCTAGAGTCTTTCCCAATAGCTCTAGATACTTCTTCTACGTCTGCTTCGGTAGCTTCGCATAATTCCGAAATGGCGTTAATAGAAGACACACGCTGAGCTAAGAAAGCATTAGCTACCAATTTAGACAATTCAGAAGACCATACATTAGTTGTTAAAATCTGTTCTCTTGGCACCCAACTAGCATAGATATCAACCAAAGCTTGCATTGCTTCCTTACCTTCAGGAGTATCTTCTCCTCCAATCAGGACTCTGTCTGGAGATTGCAAATCTTCAACGGCTGTTCCTTCTGCTAAAAATTCAGGATTGGATAAAATCGAAAATTTATGTCCATTTCCAGTATTTGCCAAAATACTTTTTACTGCTTGAGCTGTTCTTACCGGAAGTGTTGACTTCTCAACAACAATCTTATCGCCTTTGGCTACTCTAGCAATTTGACGTGCACACAATTCCACGTATTTTAAATCGGCGGCCATTCCTTTTCCTTCACCATAAGTCTTGGTTGGGGTGTTTACAGAAATGAACACCATTTCAGCTTCTTCAATAGCCTTATCTACTTCAGTAGAAAAAAAGAGATTTCTTCCTCTTGCCTCTTCTACTACTTTATCCAAACCAGGTTCATACACTGGTAATTTTGACAAATCCTCGTCATTCCAAGCTGCAATCCTAGCGTTATTAAGATCTACAACCGTTACTTTTACATTAGGATTTTTTTGGGCAATTACAGCCATGGTAGGACCACCAACATAACCAGCCCCAATACAGCATATATTTTTTATTGTCATTACTTTAATTTGAAAGTTTTACTTGCTTTATATCTTCTATATGTTCTAAAAACCATTGATAGGTCTCTGCTATCCCCTCTTTCAAAGGAATAGAGGCTTGCCAACCTTGTTGGTTCAATTTAGACACATCCAATAATTTTCTAGGTGTTCCATTAGGTTTGGTCGTATCCCAAATAATTTCCCCTTGATGCCCCACTATTCCCTGAATAGTCAGCGCCAATTCTTTAATTGTGATATCCGTCCCTGTACCAACATTATATAAATGTTCTGAAAGTTCATTCTCTATGGCAAACACTACAGACTTCGCCATATCGTCCACATGCAAAAATTCACGCATTGGCTCTCCACTCCCCCACAAAGTAACATCTGCATTATCATTTAATTTGGCCTCATGAAACTTTCTAATCATGGCTGGTAGCACATGGGAGGTTTTTAAATCGAAATTATCATTTGAGCCATACAAATTTGTAGGCATCAAGCTAACAAAATCCTTATTGTATTGTTTTCTGATCGCCTCACATGCCTTTACACCTGCTATTTTAGCGATAGCATACCACTCGTTTGTCGGCTCCAAACTATCCGTTAAAAGATATTCCTCCTTTAAAGGTAGAGGCGCCAGCTTTGGATAAATACAAGAACTTCCTAAAAACACAAATTTAGCGACATTATGTTTATGCGCTGCATCGATAAGATTGTTCTGAATCTGCAAGTTCTCCATTAAAAATTGGTAAGGGTAGTCATTATTTGCCAAAATCCCCCCCACTCGTGCAGCGGCATC
Coding sequences within it:
- a CDS encoding polysaccharide pyruvyl transferase family protein, translating into MNLCYFKGDIPNFGDDLNPYIIYELIPHAKSIQLDTDLLVIGTILSDDFFNSKGLNTNQEDKIVFGSGIRFMDKVPKFDDNWKFRFVRGPFSAVCIKNQINQDIKYITDPAYLIRETSYFKNKKPIKKHKISVMPHFRSLNRVDWKHVCDTLGYHFIDPSYDDVEVIMDQILESEFLLTEAMHGAILADAFQVPWLRFKYFSHFHEQNYVSEFKWSDWLFSMGLKHNHIKLDYNRYIRVVENNLKRLNFKKVKENQLIKQLKSSDLGSINFQLSDSNLVQKKTDEMMVEIERLKEN
- a CDS encoding glycosyltransferase family 2 protein; the protein is MNTNPLVSVLMTVYNREKYIAEAIQSVVDSTYKNWELIIVDDRSKDDSVSIARSFERNDERIKVYINEKNLGDYPNRNQAASYANGKYLKYVDADDMIYPYGLEQLVFYMEQFPEAGFGLCSIKQDKLNIYPYQLSPEEAYFKHYFELPIFERAPLSSIINREKFLESGCFSGKQHLGDFELWHILSKQFNVVLMPPGIVWHREHEDQQMNDNRTDPYVPFKYLLNSLEHLNAHDSPLKDDEKQQAIALVKKKIKRSILSALKHHSLKKSLQMYNALKKA
- a CDS encoding glycosyltransferase family A protein: MITVSIVVPVYNRADVVGETIQSVFKQTYSNWELLLVDDGSKDNTRDVLSTLSSQDCRIKIYYREAYSNVKGAPVCRNIGLNQAIGTYVMFLDSDDILRPDALENRLTFFWTKNDCDFLVFPGAFFNREIEDSDRLWNKFTEENDLLRFLRGDVVWQTTGPIWKRSYLLEQGLKFDETAASSQDWEFHIHSLLKHPKYSKIDVQPDYFVRRDDNESGRISGGHSSVAKFQNRIELINKLLKVVIDPKQLRALHKYLVRDTVSCLRNEALKPILDTFKSTNNKFSKSIAENWNTWISLVYRSLKLNSALAFRIIARLIDLRHPGYFRGFKMHYRAKY
- a CDS encoding glycosyltransferase family 4 protein → MKVIIVARQLGIYSEHWLKRQIELLKADVEQVLVMGDCDLTELYGVPVRSLALEYQIKYKVLSKVFRKDILEYKRSKLEHLLSKSQCDTILFHYIDFTLNFKDVIKRSNKDCFVYCHGYDVTWDLRKSSNPREASFSETYKTDVLDLSKDVCFIANSANTVQKLRDIGVSEAKIRMKHFGIEHNDFRKLPEYYTLLYLGRLVDFKGPHLVLKAFEMACAKGMKAKLIFAGDGALRETLELMRLVSDYKEDIEILGAVDYNKAQELFKHASVFVAHNCIGQLTGQEEAFGVSIIEAMSFGIPVITGASGGTKETVVHNETGFLFQPFDVEAQANYFLNYYNDTNLMSLHSRNAQKHVREHFSLENEQCWYNEIFEGDDNC
- a CDS encoding glycosyltransferase family 2 protein is translated as MSKTYVSIITINYNNVLELKNTFESVFSQNYQDFEYIVIDGGSTDGSKALIEQYSDQIDYWVSEPDMGIYDAMNKGIAKGSGDYLYFLNSGDTFYNAEVLDHITKLLDSKKTDIIYGNVNDVNEETGASAIRPKTNLDKIELFHKMVCHQALFCHRRLFQDNLFKIKYKIKADFEWLLHAFSRYTPKVLNTDFIIANYLLGGLSEVQYDTYSRKEIPLIRNTYFSEKEQKALRRFVFNPKITQAPFGNVIKKGFKQYFRLIYPNLS
- a CDS encoding glycosyltransferase family 2 protein; its protein translation is MKRNSEVGLISIVIPAYNREKLISQTLDSILEQSFQNWECLVVDDGSTDFTNSIVKSYIEKDGRFRLLERDRLPKGAPTCRNIGLENAKGKYIIFLDSDDILFSHALESRVDFMESKPKLDFCVTPGLRGEYPISNQKDYYLISSKNDKENTIEEFFRARIPWNTLNPTYKKQSILEHGLVWDENLEGFQDIDFHVNCLISNLSFEYSNNRLEPDCLWRFHSLGNIGNDIKGDVRKVRLWLYILEKYGGNPECPKETLKPLIASIIKNYIFNKKLKDNNVIRSIQECIYKLDLGLMPLTMYYCTLYRYFYQKNIRYFPSLFRFMIAKSKDNYILLSSKNNHYKTYRYVLNN
- a CDS encoding glycosyltransferase family 2 protein, producing MKILTIIVTYNGAKWVDRCFSSLQDSSIAVDVLVIDNGSTDNTVSLIKGKFPKVKVIEPSENLGFGKANNIGLKRVLEKNYDFAFLLNQDAWIERDTLCKLIDVYNSVKTEDVGILSPLHLSGSGTSIDRGFQNYLSGNNTPHFLSDLYLNNLKPYYKSGFVNAAAWLLPRICIEQIGGFDPIFEMYGEDDDFYARVKRAGMEVFVVSQSRIYHDRPQVRKDKNRNYLKNEILKGAVLQLKKNKFKKSFLYRRILVNTIMLKFVYANNHKELDKQVKIDKLSLKLFDKVDGDGGKLKV
- a CDS encoding sulfotransferase family 2 domain-containing protein; protein product: MISHKHKCIFIHIPKTAGSSVNYHLNGGLKLDWKIPNYEFLYGWCPKRRIHLQHATAKQMLEFGLVTEDQWKDYFKFTFVRNPWDRAYSDYLWVKQDVKIKGSFEDFLLKQNNFEGVLRDNSDKIYRGDHLMPQTDFFDFKENESYTLDMVGRFENFKMDFDKIKSILKINSNKEYFEKRNNKKLSYYDFYSRSQIKLVRSIYGKDIELLNYKYPCQIEIIKNKLVKKFK